A window from gamma proteobacterium SS-5 encodes these proteins:
- a CDS encoding alpha-2-macroglobulin family protein: MNRRWLLGLVLLLLACPLWAQQPRSMALIDLQREARQFEVFLQPLAPAPAEGLHLWAWLDLADELSAGDRHQCLAAYALLSKALRLGLTQDFSAWLGLSRAALCGARYAEASQALWLALQQPSSVDQQIQAGGLMVDALGRRNGGQQDWFEVIQHYTQKVLALDPDNPIADLLHGRQGGALPGASGQIAPLVFTGVSPRQEGRGLSLCLNFRQSLYDSEIPEGVESFVRFEPDIGTEIRRRGNQLCASGADFGVAYGLTLRAGLQIGNYRLQETLQDQIPAIDRDPRLWFNASAYVLPLANQGLVPLHSLNLEQAQVRLYRIHERNILSPFVQQRFRRPLQADDLRQVADQVGELVWQEQLALANERNQSQETALQLPQELLQRPGLYVLHAVDQRLLEEDYWATEDAYASQWLVVSDIGLTSYLGQDGLSVQARSLASGEPLPGLQLSLNSQNNRRLASLTTDAQGLVRFDPGLLRGTGGRQARQLVAFSPQLGFSLLDLDKAPLDLSDRGVAGRAAPTGLDAYVFTEQGIYRPGDRVHVTALVRDRLGQKGQALPLVLRLFNPQGEPLMERLVQPSPQAAYLSSLDLPTSARSGKWRLALFAGAETQALGESGFWVESIVPPRIEARLEVAQGLERDQPAQARLEVSYLYGAPAADLRVKAEVNLVADGNPFAAYSGFHFGDQAAEDQAAASLDRMELAQTRTDAQGRALIPLRLEPHGDWKRPLRARLKVSVIDVDGRALDRHASFSLRHLPLYLGIRPAFADRRAEGHGSARFQLISLDRQGRPLANQALSWRLIAEQADYQWYRRDGRWQYDRVVYDTPLTSGEIDTDDSGMAELAVAVEQGDYRLQLTDAEQRVVSSLRFKAGDQVLGESETTDSVRLSLDKSEYRAGEQARLRVQGPFPGKASLVIANERILSMREFDLGSEEQQLNIAVEPDWGAGAYALVTLYRPAQGQQQARRALGLIWLDLSDAPHRLALELGQSGQVRPRQRVEVPLRIPGLQPGEEVELTLAAVDEAVLQLTGFSPPDPLAHYFGKRQLGLILRDLYGNLIPLPHPRPGQQRQGGGDAGDTGAAGLEGAPVSDIRLVSHFSGLVRLGPQGEALIPLDLPDFNGRLRLMAVAWSDKRLGSATGVLQVSDPLVVTPALPRFLGPGDRARMTLSLDNLEAPAGTYQIELQGDGVVEVAGGGQRSIRLDRQGRVRLGFELRAHRLGSAQLQLRLSGPQGYSYQRQLRLEVRGHHFPLTRRSYQRLQPGEQLRLDQTDLAGLYPETARLTLGLSASPAVDVPGLLDQLERYPYGCLEQLVSRAFPLLYANPLAARWGGRQDQLLEHRLQGAIYDILEKQDLSGGFVLWNADDNRATEGWLSAYALEFLWRAAEQGYAVPASALKRGQRWLSSQVRRGYYAHDADARALEVVSQAYAHYVLALMGQGRAEDLRYLIAQHKSSMRTPLALGQAATALALMGDAEAASGLMQEAMASSERGLRSEDYGSLLRDQAALIYLLQESRLAGLDPAQLWARLLDGQQASPWLSTQEQAWLVLAASTLDGAQEMRVQQDQGEVRRHSQPLHLQPDPARLQAGMGLTNRGERPIWVVQQVHGTPIQEVPLAQPAFRLQRAWFRPNGELADPAQVNQGDSLVLLIQGEARRRGEHRLLLVDLLPAGFELELGSFSEGATQGDYAWLPKLSPLEFLDRRDDRMVMALDLKGRDQGKFSLAYQVRAVTPGRYLWPGSVLEDMYRPDLRGQTQARPVEVLGAAAVGP; this comes from the coding sequence ATGAATAGAAGATGGCTGTTGGGCCTTGTCCTGCTGTTGCTGGCTTGCCCGCTTTGGGCGCAGCAGCCCAGGTCCATGGCCCTGATCGATCTGCAGCGGGAGGCGAGGCAGTTTGAGGTGTTTTTGCAGCCACTTGCCCCGGCCCCGGCGGAAGGATTGCATCTGTGGGCCTGGCTGGATCTGGCCGATGAACTGAGCGCGGGTGATCGGCACCAGTGTCTGGCGGCCTATGCCCTGCTGAGCAAGGCCCTGCGGTTGGGGTTGACGCAGGATTTTTCTGCCTGGCTGGGGCTGTCCCGGGCCGCCCTGTGTGGGGCAAGGTATGCCGAGGCCAGCCAGGCGCTGTGGCTGGCCTTGCAGCAGCCGTCCAGTGTCGATCAGCAGATCCAGGCGGGCGGCCTGATGGTCGATGCGCTGGGTAGGCGCAACGGTGGGCAGCAGGACTGGTTTGAGGTCATCCAGCACTATACCCAGAAGGTACTCGCGCTGGACCCGGACAACCCCATTGCCGATTTGCTGCACGGCAGGCAGGGGGGCGCTCTGCCTGGGGCATCGGGTCAGATAGCGCCCCTGGTGTTCACTGGCGTGAGCCCGCGCCAGGAAGGGCGCGGCCTGAGCCTGTGCCTGAACTTCAGACAATCCCTGTACGACAGCGAGATCCCCGAGGGGGTCGAGTCCTTTGTGCGGTTTGAGCCGGATATAGGTACTGAGATCAGGCGGCGTGGCAATCAGCTGTGCGCCAGTGGGGCCGATTTCGGCGTGGCCTATGGCCTGACCCTGAGGGCCGGTCTGCAGATCGGCAACTACCGGCTGCAGGAGACCCTGCAAGATCAAATCCCGGCGATCGATCGGGACCCCAGGCTGTGGTTCAACGCTTCCGCCTATGTCCTGCCCCTGGCCAATCAGGGCCTGGTGCCGCTGCACAGCCTCAATCTGGAGCAGGCCCAGGTGCGGCTGTATCGTATCCATGAGCGCAATATACTCTCGCCCTTCGTGCAGCAGCGCTTTCGCCGCCCGCTCCAGGCGGATGACCTGCGCCAGGTCGCCGATCAGGTCGGTGAGCTGGTCTGGCAGGAGCAATTGGCCCTGGCCAATGAGCGTAATCAGAGCCAGGAAACGGCCCTGCAATTGCCCCAGGAGTTGCTGCAACGGCCTGGCCTCTATGTACTGCATGCGGTGGATCAGCGCCTGCTGGAGGAGGATTACTGGGCCACCGAGGATGCCTATGCCAGCCAGTGGCTAGTGGTCAGCGACATCGGCCTGACCAGCTATCTGGGGCAGGATGGCCTGAGTGTCCAGGCGCGCAGCCTGGCCAGTGGCGAACCCCTGCCGGGCTTGCAGCTGAGCCTGAACAGCCAGAACAACCGCCGGCTTGCCTCCCTGACCACCGATGCCCAGGGCCTGGTCCGGTTTGACCCCGGCCTGCTGCGCGGCACGGGGGGCAGACAGGCCCGGCAGCTGGTGGCCTTCTCCCCGCAACTGGGGTTCAGCCTGTTGGACCTGGACAAGGCCCCGCTGGACCTGAGTGATCGCGGGGTGGCGGGGCGCGCCGCCCCGACTGGGCTGGATGCCTATGTGTTCACCGAGCAGGGCATCTACCGCCCCGGTGACCGGGTGCATGTCACGGCCCTGGTGCGTGATCGGCTGGGGCAAAAGGGCCAGGCCCTGCCCCTTGTCCTGCGCCTGTTCAATCCCCAGGGCGAGCCCCTCATGGAGCGGCTGGTGCAGCCCTCGCCCCAGGCTGCCTACCTCAGTAGCCTGGACCTGCCGACCAGCGCGCGCAGCGGCAAATGGCGTCTGGCCCTGTTTGCCGGTGCCGAGACGCAGGCGCTGGGGGAGAGTGGTTTCTGGGTCGAGTCCATAGTGCCGCCGCGCATCGAGGCCAGGCTGGAGGTGGCGCAGGGGCTGGAGCGGGATCAACCGGCCCAGGCCCGGCTTGAGGTCAGCTATCTGTACGGTGCCCCGGCGGCGGACCTGAGGGTGAAGGCCGAGGTGAACCTGGTGGCGGACGGGAACCCCTTTGCCGCCTACAGCGGGTTTCATTTTGGCGATCAGGCGGCCGAGGATCAGGCCGCTGCCAGCCTGGACCGGATGGAGCTGGCGCAGACCCGCACCGATGCCCAGGGCCGGGCGCTGATCCCGCTGCGACTGGAGCCCCATGGGGATTGGAAGCGGCCCCTGCGGGCGCGGCTCAAGGTCAGTGTCATCGACGTGGATGGCCGCGCCCTGGATCGCCATGCCAGCTTCTCCCTGCGTCACTTGCCCCTCTATCTGGGCATACGCCCGGCGTTTGCCGATCGCCGTGCCGAGGGGCATGGCTCCGCCCGATTTCAGCTGATCAGCCTGGACCGCCAGGGTCGGCCCCTGGCCAATCAGGCCCTGAGTTGGCGGCTGATAGCCGAGCAGGCCGACTACCAATGGTATCGCCGCGATGGCCGCTGGCAATACGACCGGGTGGTCTATGACACACCCCTGACCTCCGGCGAGATAGATACCGATGATAGCGGGATGGCGGAGTTGGCCGTGGCGGTGGAGCAGGGCGACTACCGCCTGCAACTGACCGATGCCGAGCAGCGGGTGGTCAGCAGCCTGCGCTTCAAGGCCGGGGACCAGGTGCTGGGCGAGTCGGAGACCACGGACAGCGTCAGGCTGAGCCTGGACAAGTCGGAATACCGGGCCGGTGAGCAGGCCCGGCTCAGGGTGCAAGGGCCATTCCCCGGCAAGGCCAGCCTGGTTATCGCCAATGAGCGCATACTCAGCATGCGGGAATTTGATCTGGGCAGCGAGGAGCAGCAGCTGAACATAGCCGTGGAGCCGGATTGGGGTGCCGGGGCCTACGCCCTGGTGACCCTGTACCGCCCGGCCCAGGGCCAGCAGCAGGCGCGCCGCGCCCTGGGCCTGATCTGGCTGGACCTCAGCGATGCACCCCATCGACTGGCGCTGGAACTGGGCCAGTCCGGCCAGGTCAGGCCCCGGCAGCGGGTTGAGGTGCCGCTACGCATCCCCGGTCTGCAACCGGGCGAGGAGGTGGAATTGACCCTGGCCGCAGTGGATGAGGCGGTGCTGCAACTGACCGGATTCAGCCCGCCAGACCCCCTGGCCCATTACTTCGGCAAGCGTCAGCTGGGCCTGATCCTGCGTGATCTCTACGGCAACCTGATCCCGTTGCCCCATCCCCGCCCCGGCCAGCAGCGCCAGGGCGGTGGCGACGCTGGCGACACTGGGGCTGCGGGGCTGGAGGGGGCACCGGTCAGTGACATCCGTCTGGTCTCTCATTTCAGCGGTCTGGTGCGGCTTGGCCCCCAGGGCGAGGCGCTGATCCCCCTCGACCTGCCCGACTTCAACGGCAGGCTGCGCCTGATGGCGGTGGCCTGGAGCGACAAGCGGCTGGGTTCCGCCACAGGGGTCCTGCAGGTCAGCGACCCCCTGGTGGTAACGCCTGCCCTGCCACGCTTTCTCGGGCCGGGGGATAGGGCACGGATGACCCTGTCGCTGGACAACCTTGAGGCCCCGGCCGGTACCTATCAGATTGAACTGCAGGGCGATGGGGTGGTTGAGGTCGCTGGGGGCGGCCAGCGCAGCATCCGGCTGGATCGGCAGGGGCGCGTCCGGCTCGGCTTCGAGCTGCGCGCCCATCGCCTGGGCAGCGCCCAATTGCAATTGCGTCTGAGCGGCCCCCAGGGCTACAGCTACCAGCGTCAGCTGAGGCTTGAGGTGCGCGGTCACCACTTCCCCCTGACCCGGCGCAGCTACCAGCGCCTGCAGCCAGGCGAGCAGCTCAGGCTGGATCAGACCGACCTGGCCGGGCTTTACCCAGAGACGGCGCGTCTTACGCTGGGCCTCAGCGCCAGCCCGGCGGTGGACGTGCCGGGGCTGCTGGATCAGCTGGAGCGCTATCCCTACGGCTGTCTGGAGCAGCTCGTCAGCCGCGCCTTCCCCCTGCTCTACGCCAACCCACTGGCCGCGCGCTGGGGGGGGCGGCAGGACCAACTGCTGGAGCATCGGCTACAGGGGGCCATCTACGATATCCTGGAGAAACAGGACCTGTCCGGCGGTTTTGTGCTGTGGAACGCGGATGACAACCGGGCTACGGAAGGCTGGCTGAGCGCCTACGCCCTGGAATTTCTCTGGCGCGCCGCCGAGCAGGGTTACGCGGTACCGGCCAGCGCCCTAAAGCGGGGTCAACGCTGGCTGAGTAGCCAGGTCAGGCGTGGTTATTATGCCCATGACGCCGATGCCAGGGCCCTGGAGGTGGTCAGTCAGGCCTATGCCCACTATGTGCTGGCGCTCATGGGGCAGGGCCGAGCGGAGGACCTGCGCTATCTCATCGCCCAGCACAAATCCAGTATGCGCACCCCGCTGGCCCTGGGTCAGGCCGCCACCGCACTGGCCCTGATGGGGGATGCCGAGGCCGCCAGCGGACTGATGCAAGAGGCCATGGCCAGCAGCGAACGGGGCCTGCGCAGCGAGGACTACGGCAGCCTGCTGCGCGATCAGGCCGCGCTCATCTACCTGTTGCAGGAGTCCCGATTGGCCGGGCTGGACCCGGCCCAACTCTGGGCCCGGCTGTTGGATGGACAGCAGGCAAGCCCCTGGCTCTCCACTCAGGAGCAGGCCTGGCTGGTGCTGGCGGCAAGTACCCTGGACGGCGCTCAGGAGATGCGCGTGCAGCAGGATCAGGGCGAGGTACGCCGCCACAGCCAGCCGCTGCACCTACAGCCGGACCCGGCCCGCTTGCAGGCAGGCATGGGCCTGACCAACCGGGGTGAGCGGCCCATCTGGGTGGTGCAGCAGGTACATGGCACGCCGATCCAGGAGGTGCCCCTTGCCCAGCCCGCCTTCCGTCTGCAGCGTGCCTGGTTCCGGCCGAATGGCGAGCTGGCCGATCCCGCCCAGGTCAATCAGGGCGATAGCCTGGTGCTGCTGATCCAGGGCGAGGCCCGCCGCCGGGGCGAGCATCGGCTGCTGCTGGTGGACCTGCTGCCGGCCGGATTCGAGCTGGAACTGGGCTCCTTCAGCGAGGGCGCGACCCAGGGCGATTACGCCTGGCTGCCCAAGCTCAGCCCGCTGGAATTCCTGGACCGCAGGGACGACCGCATGGTCATGGCGCTGGACCTGAAGGGGCGCGACCAGGGCAAGTTCAGCCTCGCCTATCAGGTGCGAGCGGTCACCCCAGGCCGCTATCTCTGGCCAGGCTCGGTGCTGGAGGACATGTACCGGCCCGATCTCAGGGGGCAGACCCAGGCCCGCCCGGTAGAGGTGCTGGGGGCCGCTGCGGTCGGGCCCTGA
- a CDS encoding PilT/PilU family type 4a pilus ATPase: protein MDFNDLLILMAKEKASDLFITAERPYAIKVNGLVRTVGTEPLSAPQTRSLIYSVMNDKQQREFDKTRECQFAIDAKGIGRFRASAYVQRTAAALVVRRIETHIPNFEELGLPPVMRELAMTQRGMVILAGATGTGKSTSLAAMIGYRNQHSSGHIITLEDPIEFVHRHAGCIISQREIGIDTESLEVALKNTLRQAPDVILIGEIRTRQAMEYAIVYAETGHLVLATLHANNANQALDRIINFFPEEYHNQLFMELSLNLKGIVAQQLVPRKDGKGRRAAAEVLLNSPLASDLIRKGEIHRLKDLMKRSREQGMVSFDQALYGLYAKGEIGYEDALRFADSANEVRLMIKLGNVGGSRLKDDDDMDRVGLVAREEDAWEPES, encoded by the coding sequence ATGGACTTTAACGACCTGCTCATTCTGATGGCGAAAGAAAAGGCCTCGGACCTGTTCATTACCGCCGAGCGCCCCTATGCCATCAAGGTCAACGGCCTGGTGCGTACCGTCGGCACTGAACCCCTCAGCGCCCCGCAGACGCGCAGCCTGATCTACAGCGTGATGAACGACAAACAGCAGCGCGAGTTCGATAAGACCCGCGAATGCCAATTCGCCATCGACGCCAAGGGCATAGGCCGCTTTCGCGCCAGCGCCTATGTACAGCGTACCGCAGCCGCCCTGGTGGTGCGGCGCATCGAGACCCACATCCCCAACTTTGAGGAACTGGGCCTGCCGCCGGTGATGCGTGAGCTGGCCATGACCCAGCGCGGCATGGTCATCCTGGCCGGGGCCACGGGCACCGGCAAGTCCACCTCCCTGGCCGCCATGATCGGCTACCGCAATCAGCACAGCAGCGGCCACATCATCACCCTGGAAGACCCCATCGAGTTTGTGCACAGACACGCCGGCTGCATCATCAGCCAGCGCGAGATCGGCATAGACACCGAATCCCTGGAGGTGGCGCTGAAGAACACCCTGCGCCAGGCACCGGACGTCATCCTCATCGGGGAAATCCGCACCCGGCAGGCGATGGAATACGCCATTGTCTATGCCGAAACCGGGCATTTGGTACTGGCCACCCTGCACGCCAACAACGCCAATCAGGCGCTGGATCGCATCATCAACTTCTTCCCCGAGGAGTATCACAACCAGCTGTTCATGGAGCTGTCGCTCAATCTCAAGGGCATAGTTGCCCAACAGCTGGTGCCGCGTAAGGACGGCAAGGGCCGCCGCGCCGCCGCCGAGGTGCTGCTCAACAGCCCGCTGGCCTCGGACCTGATCCGCAAGGGCGAGATCCACCGGCTCAAGGATCTGATGAAGCGTTCCCGCGAGCAGGGCATGGTCAGCTTTGACCAGGCCCTCTACGGTCTCTATGCGAAGGGGGAGATCGGCTACGAGGACGCCCTGAGATTCGCCGACTCGGCCAACGAGGTGCGCCTGATGATCAAGCTGGGCAACGTCGGCGGGTCCAGGCTCAAGGACGACGATGATATGGACCGGGTGGGCCTGGTGGCGCGGGAGGAGGATGCCTGGGAGCCGGAGTCATAG
- a CDS encoding ABC transporter ATP-binding protein has product MKSSQPLLEVAGLQLAIGAGSNAIRPVDGVDFRLDAGETLALLGESGCGKSMTALGLMRLLPPGGRILAGSVRLAGVDLPLLTEQQMRAERGGRLGMIFQEPMTSLNPVMSIGEQIAEAVRLHDADQAGESDSRVIELLQSVGIPDPARRAAEYPHQLSGGMKQRVMIAIALAGRPKLLIADEPTTALDVTIQLQVLSLLKDLQRQTGMAVLLITHDLGVVAEMADRVAVMYAGQIVEQARVADFFAHPAHPYSQKLFQSLPGRLKRGQELAVIRGQVPSLRQSFSGCRFAERCDQVQPLCREQAPGWQELAEQQVRCHLAGQLNEQTAAASPANTATQPADAASSGEPLLQVQGLKVHFPIRKGLLRRAVAQVRAVDGVDLQLATGRTLALVGESGCGKTTVGKAILQLIRPTAGQISFRGQRLDGLSARGIKPYRADMQIIFQDPYASMNPRMRVLDILAEGLRAQGRAGAPAALRQRLAELLQQVGLSAEALERYPHEFSGGQRQRIAIARALALEPRLLICDEPTSALDVSVQAQILNLLKQLQQRLGLGYLFISHNIAVVAYLAHDLAVMYLGRIVEQGPVQQLLQQPRHPYTRALLEAAPVLEVGKRHQAQLQGDMPSPAAPPPGCHFHPRCPKADERCRQSYPPEQQEGERRFSCFYPE; this is encoded by the coding sequence ATGAAGAGTAGTCAGCCATTGCTTGAAGTCGCGGGTCTGCAGCTGGCCATTGGCGCTGGCAGCAACGCCATTCGCCCGGTGGATGGGGTGGATTTTCGCCTGGATGCCGGTGAGACCCTGGCCTTGCTCGGTGAGTCCGGCTGCGGCAAGAGTATGACCGCCCTGGGGCTGATGCGCCTGCTGCCTCCCGGTGGACGGATTCTGGCGGGCTCGGTGCGCCTGGCGGGGGTCGATCTGCCCCTGCTTACCGAGCAGCAGATGCGCGCCGAGCGCGGCGGCCGTTTGGGCATGATCTTCCAGGAGCCTATGACCTCGCTCAATCCGGTGATGAGCATCGGCGAGCAGATCGCCGAGGCGGTGCGGCTGCATGATGCCGACCAGGCCGGTGAATCAGATAGCCGGGTAATCGAGCTGCTGCAGTCTGTCGGCATCCCCGACCCGGCCCGCCGCGCTGCGGAGTATCCCCATCAGCTCTCCGGCGGCATGAAGCAGCGGGTGATGATCGCCATTGCCCTGGCCGGACGACCCAAGCTGCTGATTGCCGATGAGCCCACCACGGCGCTGGATGTGACCATCCAGCTGCAGGTGCTCAGTCTGCTCAAGGACCTGCAGCGGCAGACCGGCATGGCGGTGCTGCTGATCACCCACGATCTGGGAGTGGTGGCGGAGATGGCCGACCGGGTGGCGGTGATGTACGCCGGTCAGATCGTCGAGCAGGCGCGGGTGGCGGATTTCTTCGCCCATCCGGCCCATCCCTATAGCCAGAAGCTGTTTCAATCCCTGCCGGGCCGGCTCAAACGCGGTCAGGAGCTGGCGGTGATCCGCGGTCAGGTGCCCTCGCTGCGCCAGAGCTTCAGCGGCTGCCGTTTTGCCGAGCGCTGCGATCAGGTACAGCCCCTCTGCCGCGAGCAAGCGCCGGGCTGGCAGGAGCTGGCGGAGCAACAGGTGCGTTGCCATCTGGCGGGCCAGTTGAACGAACAGACCGCAGCGGCCAGCCCTGCAAATACGGCAACTCAGCCCGCCGATGCCGCCAGCAGCGGCGAACCTCTGCTGCAGGTGCAGGGCCTGAAAGTGCACTTTCCCATTCGCAAGGGGCTGCTGCGCCGGGCGGTGGCCCAGGTGCGCGCTGTGGATGGCGTCGATCTGCAACTGGCCACTGGCCGCACCCTGGCCCTGGTGGGCGAGTCCGGCTGCGGCAAGACCACGGTGGGCAAGGCAATACTCCAGCTGATCCGGCCTACGGCGGGGCAGATCAGCTTTCGCGGTCAGCGCCTGGATGGCCTGTCGGCGCGGGGGATCAAGCCCTATCGCGCCGATATGCAGATTATCTTTCAGGACCCCTATGCCTCGATGAACCCGCGCATGCGCGTGCTCGATATCCTCGCCGAGGGCCTGCGCGCCCAGGGTCGGGCGGGGGCGCCGGCAGCGCTGCGCCAGCGGCTGGCCGAGCTGTTGCAACAGGTGGGCCTGAGCGCCGAGGCCCTTGAGCGCTACCCGCATGAGTTCTCCGGCGGTCAGCGTCAGCGCATCGCCATCGCCCGCGCCCTGGCCCTGGAGCCGCGGCTGCTGATCTGCGACGAGCCCACCAGCGCCCTGGATGTCTCGGTGCAGGCGCAGATCCTCAATCTGCTCAAGCAGCTGCAGCAGCGCCTGGGGCTGGGCTACCTATTCATCAGCCACAACATTGCCGTGGTTGCCTACCTGGCCCATGACCTGGCGGTGATGTACTTGGGGCGGATTGTCGAGCAGGGACCGGTGCAGCAATTGCTGCAGCAACCGCGTCACCCTTACACCCGCGCCCTGCTGGAGGCGGCGCCGGTGCTGGAGGTGGGCAAGCGCCATCAGGCCCAGCTGCAGGGCGACATGCCTTCACCGGCAGCGCCGCCGCCGGGCTGTCATTTTCACCCGCGCTGCCCCAAGGCGGACGAGCGCTGCCGCCAGAGCTACCCGCCAGAGCAGCAGGAAGGCGAGCGCCGCTTCAGCTGTTTTTATCCGGAATGA
- a CDS encoding ABC transporter permease: protein MLILWTDALIFLLVGLGLAYALLARGQEHMRAPWRKVVRSRVGLGALVVLSFYIGIGLLDSIHYRATDAKGVESGEVHSVFDWLAEPLRTRQEKTYSAPLAIHLYAKETIEENGVSRRDYPRLEHAGAHLPDLAAARAEQWRLAFIGLGWGLLIWLVLLGLLVVRLAFKQSLSLGQSLAQLARGQCEIPWRTGLGVLLLMLLLSGLSWQLGQHYHLLGTDKVGEDVFYQALKSIRTGLVIGTLTTLVMLPAALLLGLMAGYFRGWIDDVIQYLYTTLNSIPGVLLIAAAVLMLNLYMDNHADQFNSLVERADMRLLFLCLILGITSWTGLCRLLRGEALKLRELDYVQAAQAMGVNPFVILWRHLLPNVSHIVLITLVLDFSGLVLAEAVLSYVNIGVDPTTYSWGNMINSARLEMARDPLVWWSLLASLLFMFSLVLAANLFADVVRDAFDPRLRNESR from the coding sequence ATGCTGATCCTCTGGACCGATGCGCTGATCTTCCTCCTGGTCGGCCTGGGCCTGGCTTATGCCCTGCTGGCGCGGGGCCAAGAGCACATGCGTGCTCCCTGGCGCAAGGTGGTGCGTAGCCGGGTGGGGCTGGGTGCCCTGGTGGTGCTGAGTTTTTACATCGGTATCGGCCTGCTGGATTCCATCCACTACCGTGCCACCGATGCCAAGGGTGTGGAGAGCGGCGAGGTGCACAGTGTGTTTGACTGGCTGGCCGAGCCCCTGCGCACGCGCCAGGAGAAGACCTATTCCGCGCCCCTGGCGATCCATCTCTATGCCAAGGAGACCATCGAGGAAAATGGGGTGAGTCGGCGTGATTACCCGCGCCTGGAGCACGCCGGCGCCCATCTGCCGGACCTGGCAGCAGCGCGAGCCGAGCAGTGGCGGCTGGCCTTCATCGGTCTGGGCTGGGGGCTGTTGATCTGGCTGGTGCTGCTGGGGTTGCTGGTCGTACGCTTGGCATTCAAGCAGTCGCTGTCACTCGGCCAGAGTCTGGCGCAACTGGCCCGTGGGCAGTGCGAGATCCCCTGGCGCACCGGCCTGGGCGTGCTGCTGCTGATGCTGCTGTTGAGCGGCCTGAGTTGGCAGCTGGGGCAGCATTACCACCTGCTGGGCACCGACAAGGTGGGCGAGGACGTCTTCTATCAGGCGCTGAAAAGCATCCGCACTGGCCTGGTGATCGGCACCCTGACCACCCTGGTGATGCTGCCTGCGGCGCTGTTGCTCGGTCTGATGGCGGGCTATTTCCGCGGCTGGATCGATGATGTCATCCAGTACCTCTACACCACCCTGAACTCCATCCCCGGCGTACTGCTGATTGCCGCCGCCGTGCTCATGCTGAATCTGTACATGGACAACCACGCCGACCAGTTCAACAGCCTGGTGGAGCGGGCGGACATGCGCCTGCTGTTTCTCTGCCTGATCCTCGGCATTACCAGCTGGACCGGCCTGTGCCGTCTGCTGCGCGGTGAGGCGCTGAAGCTGCGCGAGCTGGACTATGTGCAGGCGGCCCAGGCGATGGGGGTGAACCCCTTTGTCATCCTCTGGCGCCACCTGCTGCCCAATGTCTCGCACATCGTCCTGATCACCCTGGTGCTCGACTTCAGCGGCCTGGTGCTGGCGGAGGCGGTGCTGTCCTACGTCAACATCGGCGTTGATCCCACCACCTACAGTTGGGGCAACATGATCAACAGCGCCCGCCTGGAAATGGCCCGCGACCCCCTGGTCTGGTGGTCCCTGCTGGCCTCGCTGCTGTTCATGTTCAGCCTGGTACTGGCGGCCAACCTCTTCGCCGACGTGGTGCGCGACGCCTTCGATCCGCGCCTGCGCAACGAGTCCAGATGA
- a CDS encoding ABC transporter permease, with protein sequence MIAYILRRALYAIPILIGVNLLTFWLFFVVNTPEDMARMHLGMKRVTPEAVQSWKAERGYDKPLLFNGEAAGLGTLSETIFFEKSLKLFVFDFGRSDSGRDIGYDISQRMWPSLAIALPVLIMGLLTTISIALFIVLFRGSYIDISAVVVAVAMMSISGLFYIIGGQWLVGKLWHLVPISGYDTGLDAVKFLVLPVIIGVISGLGGGIRMYRTLFIEEINKDYVRTARAKGLSENAVLFGHVLRNAMIPILTMVVAAIPLLFIGSLVTEAFFGIPGLGSYTIDAIQTQDFAIVRAMVFLGSALYILGLLLTDISYTLVDPRVRLS encoded by the coding sequence ATGATCGCCTACATCCTGCGCCGGGCGCTGTACGCCATCCCTATCCTCATCGGGGTGAATCTGCTTACCTTCTGGCTGTTCTTTGTGGTCAATACACCGGAGGACATGGCGCGTATGCACCTGGGGATGAAGCGGGTTACCCCGGAAGCGGTGCAGAGCTGGAAGGCCGAGCGCGGTTACGACAAGCCCCTGCTGTTCAATGGCGAGGCCGCTGGCTTGGGGACACTGAGCGAGACGATCTTTTTCGAGAAGTCGCTGAAACTGTTCGTCTTCGATTTCGGCCGCTCTGACAGCGGTCGCGACATCGGCTACGACATCTCCCAGCGTATGTGGCCGAGCCTGGCCATCGCCCTGCCGGTGCTGATCATGGGGCTGCTGACCACCATCAGCATTGCCCTGTTCATCGTCCTGTTTCGCGGCAGCTATATCGATATTTCCGCGGTGGTGGTGGCGGTGGCGATGATGTCCATCTCCGGCCTGTTTTACATCATCGGCGGCCAGTGGCTGGTGGGCAAACTCTGGCATCTGGTGCCCATCTCCGGCTATGACACCGGCCTGGATGCGGTGAAATTCCTCGTTCTGCCGGTGATCATCGGCGTCATCAGTGGCCTGGGCGGGGGCATCCGCATGTACCGCACCCTGTTCATCGAGGAGATCAACAAGGACTATGTGCGCACCGCCCGCGCCAAGGGTCTGTCGGAAAACGCCGTGCTCTTCGGCCACGTCCTGCGCAACGCCATGATCCCGATCCTGACCATGGTGGTGGCTGCCATCCCCCTGCTGTTCATCGGCAGCCTGGTCACCGAGGCCTTCTTCGGCATCCCCGGCCTGGGCAGCTACACCATAGACGCCATCCAGACCCAGGACTTCGCCATAGTCCGCGCCATGGTCTTCCTCGGCTCCGCACTCTACATCCTCGGCCTGCTGCTGACGGACATCTCCTACACCCTGGTCGATCCGCGGGTGCGGCTGTCATGA